In a genomic window of Peptoclostridium acidaminophilum DSM 3953:
- the dpaL gene encoding diaminopropionate ammonia-lyase, which translates to MVNVESIKYVVNESSRKERDRKAQVDFLDRETVEGVRKFHKSFPQYKKTPLASLDKLSEYLGVSNIWIKDESYRFGLNAFKVLGGSYAVVKYIAQRLGVDASELAFERLKSQEIRKRLGVITFVTATDGNHGRGIAWAANQLGHKSVVFMPKGSSEIRLENIRKEGAEASITDLNYDDAVRLADKYAKEHGGVMVQDSSWEGYMEIPTWIMQGYATIMDEAIEQIRESGHEKPTHMFLQAGVGSFAGSMLGCLVSELGNEWPITAIVEPDTAACIYKSAEISDGEPHAVTGFMPTIMAGLACGEPSLVSWGILRDYSDMYISCPDFVAARGMRILGNPLGDDPKVVSGESGAVGLGMLSLLMEHKDLKDMASKLKLDKNSKILLISTEGDTDPENYRSTVWDGMYPSF; encoded by the coding sequence GTGGTTAATGTTGAATCAATCAAATATGTAGTGAACGAGAGCTCAAGAAAAGAAAGGGATCGTAAAGCCCAGGTGGATTTTCTCGACAGGGAGACAGTGGAGGGAGTAAGAAAATTCCATAAGAGCTTTCCCCAATACAAAAAAACGCCTCTGGCTAGTCTAGACAAGCTGTCGGAGTATCTGGGAGTAAGCAACATATGGATAAAGGACGAATCCTACAGGTTTGGCCTTAACGCCTTCAAGGTCCTGGGCGGTTCCTATGCGGTGGTCAAATATATTGCGCAAAGGCTCGGCGTGGATGCTTCGGAGCTTGCCTTTGAAAGGCTCAAATCTCAAGAAATAAGGAAGAGGCTGGGCGTCATAACATTCGTCACTGCCACTGACGGCAACCACGGCAGAGGGATAGCCTGGGCGGCCAACCAGCTTGGCCATAAGTCGGTAGTGTTCATGCCGAAGGGCTCCTCTGAAATAAGATTGGAAAACATAAGGAAAGAGGGCGCAGAGGCTTCCATAACAGATTTAAACTATGATGACGCAGTGAGGCTGGCCGACAAATACGCAAAGGAGCACGGCGGTGTCATGGTGCAGGACAGCTCCTGGGAGGGGTACATGGAAATCCCTACCTGGATTATGCAGGGGTACGCAACCATAATGGATGAAGCCATCGAGCAGATCCGGGAGTCGGGCCATGAAAAACCGACGCACATGTTCCTTCAGGCGGGCGTTGGATCATTTGCCGGAAGCATGCTCGGATGCCTTGTGTCAGAGTTAGGAAATGAGTGGCCAATCACTGCTATAGTTGAACCTGATACGGCCGCATGCATATACAAGTCAGCCGAGATAAGCGACGGAGAGCCTCACGCTGTGACGGGTTTCATGCCTACAATAATGGCAGGACTTGCCTGCGGAGAGCCGAGCCTTGTCAGCTGGGGAATACTAAGAGACTATTCGGATATGTATATATCCTGTCCTGACTTTGTTGCTGCAAGGGGCATGAGGATACTGGGCAATCCTCTTGGTGATGACCCTAAGGTTGTTTCGGGCGAGTCCGGAGCAGTTGGGCTTGGGATGCTAAGCCTGCTGATGGAGCACAAGGACTTAAAGGATATGGCCTCGAAGCTTAAGCTTGATAAGAATTCAAAGATACTCCTAATAAGCACTGAGGGGGATACTGATCCGGAGAACTATAGAAGTACTGTATGGGATGGCATGTATCCATCTTTTTAA